Below is a genomic region from Belonocnema kinseyi isolate 2016_QV_RU_SX_M_011 chromosome 4, B_treatae_v1, whole genome shotgun sequence.
gaataataaattattcattaaattttctctGATTAAAACCATAGGATTAAGAAAATAGAAAAcatttgaacatttgaaaaacCAGTATATTCTCTCTATGGCTCAGTGGGTAAGAGCATCAGGCAGGCAATCTGAGAGACCTTGGTTCGAATCTCAGTGGAActtaagagaaatttatttttgtgaatttaactagcagagataaaaatttaaataaaaaagataaattttgaacaaaatattttaacttttaaccaggtAGTTTTAATTCTAatagagagatgaattttaaactgaaatgatgaatatttaactggaatacttcaacttttaaacaaaaagataaattttcgaaaactaagattaattttcaaacaaaaagctgaattttctactataatttcgatttttcaacaatatacatgagTTTTAAaaggaatagttgagtttttgaatgaaaaagacaaTTATTTATCCAAActgataataaattttgaaataatattataaatctttaactagcatagatacattttgaacctaaAGGATGAAATTTAAACAGAGAGTTTAACCTACAActggaaagataaattttcaactggaaaacttgaatttttaaataaaacgacgaattttcgaaagaaaatattaattttctaccaaaaatacaatttttcaacaaaatatccaCCTAACTAATTagtggatttttaattttaaaaaaatcaaataataaaaaaaatataatttaggaaaaaatagtttccatttctaactaaatgataaactttcaactaaaatgatgaatccataaataaaataattgaaatttcagccGAAAAGATTAATCTCCAACAAAGAcacgatattttttgtaacacaTGTAGGAAATTtacgatttgagaaacaataaaagcaacatttttcggATATTTCTGGAAAgttattggaaatttatgttaaaattaccAAAACTTACCGAAAATGTCAGCAATTTTGTTGAGTTTGCAAAACGCAAAAATGTCCAGAAATTTAAGGTATCCGCAGtttcttgaagaaataaataaatttaaggaaacttatggaaaatagcaaaatttccgttaatttgtgaaaaatgtttaaattgccGTGAATTTCAAGTATCCAAAAGTAATATTGATCAAAAAGcgcaatttttgaaaagtaggtcaactttcatccaaatactttatgctttattttaaaaatataaatttacaataaaaaagaatggagtttaattttcgaaaacaatttttgaacaatgcaattacatttttaatcaaaaattgattttttatcaaaatagtttaatttttaacaaaaaacagtttttaacaaaagtgttgaatttcctacaaagttAATTAATTGTTCACTAAGTAGTTTAATATTTGAgcaaagtattgaattttcaacgaagaagattaattatctaccaggaacgttacatttttaacaaactacatgaGTTATCAagtaaaaagatcaatatttaccCAAAAATAGCATACACTGAACTCCCGAAATAAGCACCCCGGCGTATGATATTCCTAGAACTTTAGGCCACGGAATTTTAGGATGCGGGGAGCTTGGGAGGGACTGTTCAGTCAAGCGTGAAAAACGGCTCGAGTAGCGTCGCTTTTGGCAAGAGCCCTGCctgtttatttttaatgccaCGATATAAGTTAAAGGTCAACGAAAACCTGTTTGAAACCGTGCTTAAATTAGAGATTTcagtgtagttaaatttttgcttaagaaaattatttttcaaccacagaaaaaccaatcaatttttcaagaaaattgttgaaatttaaaggaATATGATTTATCATCAGCAATActtaccatcaatcagtgtagatatcacACGACAATCCTTGAAAATGGAAATCACCACTATCGAtgaagttaactcttcaaataacagaaaatacttcatgtcattttctgaaaaaacattctttttttgatctctctaatagcttaatggaaaagcacccgacaggcaatcggaagttctgtggttcgattcccagcgtaGCGAAAAGAGTAgatcttctttcaaaaaaaactttattgaaacatttttttaatttattttttatctagtcTGTAATGACGTTAAGTTTCTTCTGTTATTtaaattgttgttgtttttattcaaatttatcataaatgtaacacctggattgatatagcgtgtatttctgaaaaaatattcttcttggaTATCTCTgctggataaattaaaaatcacccgaccggcaattggaagttctgtggttcgattcccggtTGAACGaaaagagtagatcttttttagaaaaaaatttaatgattttttttacaacggatctccacgtttcgaaaccccctgaatccgaaaatcaagtttttactatggcgtctgtctgtcgttctttccgtccgtaaacacgatagtCCCCGTAAAAATGAAgagatcaaatcgatctttggcacacgTCTTTTAGATCCAAAaggaaaggacaagttcgttaagcagcgatttttgataaaaattcaaaattttgattttcaaaatttttaagacgatttttttagattttaaatttttatgcacgGCTGTTTGTAACACTTAAAAATCCAAACAGTTTTTTTAAGGACTTTTTGCGatagaaagaaaattatgaaagttatagaatttataagatttgaaaaatcaatgaaaaatgaaaattgtaagccaaacatcgcacgctatgaaaaaattcaagagaaggaaaactttgatttttaaaagccctagaAGATGCtcttaataactttttgaaatttcttgaagaatcgaaaattcaaattttgtttgcacaaaaaataataaaaatttaaaaacctccattttgtggtcaaactttGAAAGATGTGCAAGAagttgaacaaacaaaaattgttatcagaaaaaatatctacaaatttgctaataatcacttcttgatagaatgcgaagcttttttgttttttttttgtgaaaaataatattgaaaataaaaaaaaataaatttgtgaaaacacaagttacgaaaaaagttatctaacaacaatttttaacttgaaaaaaagatatttgttataaatcactttttgaaagggtctctagttttggttttaatcataaaaatgacattcaaaataagaattgaaaatttgttgaaacaccctgaaaattttcttttggatatttttcaatagtattcgtcattttgtttttatttatcaaaagtagtatacagaaaataaaaagtttcaatatcACACGAAGACTCCAGATTCGTAAACAATCTTAAAGAAgaatattatagaatattttattttattcataaaaaataatatgaaaacaaaaatcctattttaagcATAGAAAttcgagatagagaaaaatgtgtaaaaaaagaattgtagcttttttttattttaaggtaattcaaaaaatatacatttacgaTCTAAAAGAAATCTGTTTTGATAAAGTATTATTCAAGCATTTCACATTCAAAGATGAGTGCAGtgagcgatgagaatgtgcccgcgagacagacagatttaaaaaatttaattgtctatCTAGTCTGTAATGACGTTAAGTGTTTTCTGTCATTCAAAGAGTCCACTTGATCAatagtgttgatttctatttttacagattgtggaatgatatctacGCTGATTGATGATAACTATGTCTAATGAtaaaacagattcctttaaattactcgtagcACAAATGCATCACaataacacctggcttgagatagcgtgtatttctgaaaaaaaaattcttttttcgacctctctaatagcttaatggaaaagcagatgaccggcaatcggaagtccTGTGGTTCTATTCTCAGCAGAGCGAAGGGAGTAaatctttttccgaaaaaattaatttttatttagactgtaatgacgttaagtattttatgttattCGAATAGTCaacttgatcgatagtgttgatttctatttttacagattctggaatgatatctacactgattggtGGTAACTATCTCaaatgataatgcagattcctttaaattactcgtatcatgaATGTATCACTTGGGTTGAGATTGCGTGTATTTCTggaaaagattcttttttcgatttctctaatagcttaatggaaaagcacccgaaCAGCAAATGGAAGTTCTGTGGTCCAATTCCAAGTGGAACGAAGTGAGtagatcctttttcagaaaaaaaatattttttatctggaatGTAATGAACAAAAGTTTTTTCTGTTATTCAAAGAGTCAACTTAATCAATAGCTATTTACGAGAGGAAACAACTCCTAAAAATGAAATCAACCGAAggtaaattactttgaaattataTCATATTACCAAGGAGTAACTCTGTTGTTCAGAGATACTCTGGATTGTTCAAAATAACCCTGGATTAAATACGATTACTCTGGATGGCATAAAATTATTCACTGGTGAAAAcgtttttttgaaccaaacatttgTTTGGCCCTATATCAAagatagaatttgtttgaatgaaataaaatttgtttgagttaagcaaattttgttttcaaatcaaataaattttatttgaatcaaacaaatatttgcctagataaataaaataactgcttgacaggaaatttttgcaaattcttcgaattcccgaccagggaaaatgaattttctaccgaatagatgaattttgaattaaaataaaaatgttgcaaaaaaataCCTTTTACAAACATTCTTGCATGAAGTTTCTAAcgaactaatgaattttcaattgtaataatGCCTCtccaacaaaaacatgaatttttaaaaagtggtttaactttcaaccaattagttacatttacgattaaaaacattatttttgccttaaaaaatgattttagcaaaaaacatgaatttgcaaataaaaaagataaatgtattATATAGAATAGAACaggtaaatattcattaaaaaaaattctattaaacaagtcgaagttttgacaaaatacgtgaattctcaatcaaatagttgaattttgaactggaaaaggtaaatttacaataaaaaatgaaatatttaaatttctagttgaaaaaaattgtttaaaaataattgaaataactttcaataaaatagtttagcgTCTAAGCAACAAAAGGAATTTCCAAGCAAGAATCCcgattttcaaccattttcaacaaaattttttttgttgaaaaattatttttgtttccaacaaaaagaaaattttaagaaaatacaagcACTTTTAACTAATGAAGAAAAATGCTCAACAAAAGTAAAATatgtagtacaatttttatttgaaaaaattaatttacaactaaagcgATTTCAACTATAATCAAGAATATCCaactagaaaaattagtttttgacgaAGCAGtccaattttctacgaagaatttgaattttccactaagaaatataaatttccattTGATAAAGCTTATTCTCACAAAATAATCGAATCttcaaaatatagttaaattttcaaccaaagaaataaaatgtctactaaaatagtgaaattgcaggattttttggttaaaattgaactttttggttaaaaatgtatctttcttagtataaaagttacatattttgtggataatttgtgccgtgtaataaaaaattaattttcttggatatgaaatttttaattgaatctggtgaaatttttttttcatttttctttttttggcagataattaatcttcctgtttgaaatatttactattgcaTGCTTGGTTCAAAACCtttattttccgttgaaaattcttattttttctaaaaaattcgcctttttgacttGAACACTGAACGATAtgttagaaaattagaatttacgttttttaaataagatctttttgacaaaaaataattttgctaaaagtgaaatgatttatttaaaaagtaaactatttcgaaggaaaatttgttatagaattcatctatttggtaaaaaaatagtttttttcgtcttgaaaaatagtttctaatttaaaaattcaactgtaaccttaaaaaattatctgtgttGAATGAGAATTATCtttcttgtacaatttttttttctgggtcaaatgtaaattattttcttttacaatcgaatttttggcttaaaaacttgACTGTCTTCTGagagatttatctattttgttcagaattattaaactacttttttcaaaattcctgtattttgttggatTCAACGggctaataattttttcttgtcgaaaagtaatttttttaactgaaattgtagCTATTGcattttgtattgtaaatttatcttttgtagttgaaaattcatatattttgtagaaaatttttcgttttgcatttcatatttattatgtattttgtatgaaatttctttatttagttaaatactaattttataacttaaaatcgaactatttttagttttggttaaactttcatcttttcagctgaaaaatattttactgtttgGTTTCAATTGTATGtcatttattgaaaagtcatctttttcgtcgaaagttatagtttttctttaaaaattgtactactttgttcaaaatccttcttttttagtaaaaaaatcttcttggttgaaaattctactagtaGGCTCAAAATAAATGTAGCTTCTTAAGAATGTATCCGTTtagtgaaaaaatatctttttggattaaaaatgatcttattgtttgtaaatataattatttgattgaaaattaaactgttttctagaaagctcgtctttttatcttgcaaattcaactatttggttgaaaattcctcctttcggatttcaaatttatcttttatggtagaaatgtcatctttaaTAGttcgaaattattctttttggcagaaaattcatctgtctgaCTGACAAGTTACTTTTGccgaaaattcagcttttcagttggaaatttcaactgtcttaaaaaaatagattgttATTAAACGGCTCCTTATTCCAATAATGCTGATCGTTTCCTTTTTCGATGAGAGTTGCGCTCTAGAAAATATCCAGCCTCTTCAATATTTCTTCAACGATCAAAGTACAAAATAATCATAATCGTCAAATGgacgataataataataatttatgaagaaTCTTTCTTCTGGGAATTATGCAGTTTCAGGATTGTAAAAGTGAAGATAAAGTATGGGGAACTATACCCGAGTTTAACGCTGACATTATTGCAACTGAAAACATTGATTGTTGCCGTTTACATAATTGCAATGATAGTTATCGCCATTAAATAGTATACATTATTGCTGATATTTTTCTCAATCGCCCGCCGGGTTTCTAGAGATATGGCTCTGGCATGACTGACCTTAGATCATATGGTTGAGAGCAATGGATTTTCAGCTCGAATAAAAATACACAACTTACAAGTGTACGTGTTTATGACTAGAATTGTGCCGTTAGATAGTACTTAGTCATTATGGTATAAATTACGAATTGTATACTAGGAAgacatttcaagaaaaatttttatccagAGAGCCGATCAAAATAAAGGAACATTTTTggatattatttaataatttatgaaattaaagaattaattgattaaaaactacgCTCGATATAACAATTATTCGAAGCTCCGtgtcaacaaaaaaggatttcgTAAGCTAATTAGATATGAATTAAGTTATTCAATCCTCCCCCTTCCACACTTCCCCTTCCCTAGACTCCTACACCTCCTACTCTCCTTAAATCTTACCCTTCAACTCGAATTAGTTCTCTCGTTCAAACCTCTAATGTTCACTCCCTCCTTCCCTCTTTctcaaattttatgaataacacTCCTCTTTCCCTTTTTCCCCTTCTTAGCCTACACATACTATCCCCTACAGCAACatcatttctaatcatttcccAAGTTTCCATTCACTAAGACTCAATTCCCTGACTTCGCCTCCTTAATTTCTTAACACTCCCCATTCTTCTTCAATCATTTCCCCTAACTTCTCGCGCTTTCCCTCCTTTCAATCGCCCTCATTGTTCTTAATCTTTCTCTCTTTATTTTCACTTACTCCCCCTACTTTTCCACGCATTTTTTCTCCTCTTTTTCTTTACTTCACGTCTTCTTATTTTCCCTAACTTCGTCTACTAACCCTTTCctcatttttctaatttcccCTATattcattttccctcacttcttcTACTCATCCTTACTTCATTTTCCCTGATTTAACtcctttgactttttttaattgcctCTTTACCACGcccttaatttttcctgaattcccattttctctctctctcatgcttttcccctcactttccctacttcgcCACCTCTAATTTTCGCTATCACCTACTTCCCTTACTACAACACTTATTTTCCCCTACTCATTTTCCCTAATTTACGCGTAATGTCCCTACTTCTCTACCTATCATGCTCCCTAACTCCTTCTACTTTCCCTTCCTTTGTTTCCCTGAATTATTCTTACTATTCATTCCTTAATTTGGACTCACTTCACCAACCTTACCATCCATTATTTCCCCTCATTTTCCTTTATATCCTCTAG
It encodes:
- the LOC117171909 gene encoding uncharacterized protein LOC117171909 isoform X1, which translates into the protein MIMQIPLNYSYHECITWVEIACISGKDSFFDFSNSLMEKHPNSKWKFCGPIPSGTKVNLINSYLREETTPKNEINRRQAMEQLIYCMLETAALQVGLNPDLRF
- the LOC117171909 gene encoding uncharacterized protein LOC117171909 isoform X2, with the translated sequence MIMQIPLNYSYHECITWVEIACISGKDSFFDFSNSLMEKHPNSKWKFCGPIPSGTKVNLINSYLREETTPKNEINRRKFICLTDKLLLPKIQLFSWKFQLS